A genome region from Neoarius graeffei isolate fNeoGra1 chromosome 21, fNeoGra1.pri, whole genome shotgun sequence includes the following:
- the net1 gene encoding neuroepithelial cell-transforming gene 1 protein isoform X2 has translation MVSFNSFVDYICGSVLGIADSYQWILFKEMVAYDEPGVVPIKRTLQKIDYQNQVCRELEEPSTKRVRPLGRVTSLANLISPVKNGAVRRFGQTLQASLRGDGRSPGVPQHKPGSKAAAPTPPKRRNSTLWSETLDVHQKGTFSMKEIKRQEAIFELSRGEHDLIEDLQLARKAYHDPMLKLSIMSEEELTAIFGDLDAYIPLHEDLLAQLAIATGPDGTVGEIGQIVVDWLPRLNAYRAYCSNQLAAKALLDQKKQDWKVQDFLQRCLESPFSRKLDLWSFLDIPRSRLVKYPLLLREILRHTPPEHPDTVSLEKAVSIIQDVLTDINMKKGESECQYYIDKLEYLDDRQKDPRIEQCKSLLCHGELRNKSGTKLHVFLFTEVLVLTRPVMRNERQCFQVYRQPIPVQDLVLEDLQDGDVRMGGSFRGAFSNSDKAKNIFRVRFQDPAQGQTHTLQVNDIFHKQQWLNCLRSAMSVVQSDASTDACPDHCSSTVVMEETDENQPQSHEPQSHEPPSPTPSTTSTSSSSSSSPSSSSSSLSSLSSSSSSPRKSKKDKRILGSLGKRKETMV, from the exons ATGGTTTCTTTTAACTCGTTTGTGGATTACATTTGTGGATCAGTTTTGGGAATAGCAGATTCTTACCAGTGGATTTTATTCAAAGAAATGGTGGCTTACGATGAACCTGGTGTGGTGCCTATCAAACGGACTCTACAGAAAATAGACTATCAGAACCAAGTGTGCAGAGAACTTGAG GAACCCAGTACTAAGCGCGTGCGGCCACTGGGCCGAGTCACCTCCCTGGCGAACCTCATCTCCCCTGTGAAGAATGGGGCCGTCCGGCGCTTCGGTCAGACCCTGCAGGCTTCGTTGCGGGGCGACGGGCGCTCCCCGGGCGTGCCCCAGCACAAACCAGGCAGCAAGGCTGCAGCACCCACACCACCCAAACGCCGCAACAGCACCCTCTGGTCCGAAACCTTGGACGTGCACCAAAAAGGAACCTTCTCCATGAAGGAGATAAAGAGACAAGAG GCCATATTTGAGCTGTCTCGCGGAGAGCATGACCTGATCGAGGACCTCCAGCTCGCCCGCAAG gCGTACCATGACCCAATGTTGAAACTATCAATCATGTCCGAAGAAGAGCTGACTGCCATCTTTGGAGATCTGGACGCTTACATCCCACTTCATGAAG ATCTGTTGGCACAGCTGGCCATAGCGACAGGCCCTGACGGGACAGTCGGAGAGATCGGCCAGATTGTAGTCGACTGG TTGCCCAGGCTGAACGCATATCGGGCATACTGTAGCAACCAGCTGGCAGCTAAAGCCCTGCTGGATCAGAAAAAGCAGGACTGGAAAGTGCAGGACTTCCTGCAGCGCTGTCTTGAGTCACCCTTCAGCAGGAAGCTGGACCTGTGGAGCTTCCTCGACATCCCCCGTTCACGGCTCGTCAAGTACCCGCTCCTGCTGAGAGAGATCCTCCGACATACGCCGCCAGAACACCCAGACACTGTcagccttgaaaaagct GTCAGCATTATTCAAGACGTTCTGACGGACATCAACATGAAGAAGGGCGAGTCAGAGTGCCAGTACTACATCGATAAACTGGAGTACCTGGACGACCGGCAGAAAGATCCACGCATAGAGCAGTGCAAGAGCCTGCTGTGCCACGGCGAGCTGCGCAACAAGAGCGGCACG AAACTGCACGTGTTCCTGTTCACTGAAGTACTGGTCCTGACGCGGCCCGTGATGCGGAACGAGCGCCAGTGTTTCCAGGTGTACCGTCAGCCCATTCCGGTGCAGGACCTAGTGCTGGAGGACCTGCAGGATGGAGACGTGCGCATGGGCGGATCCTTCAGAGGGGCTTTCAGCAACTCGGACAAAG CCAAGAACATCTTCCGTGTGCGTTTCCAGGATCCGGCACAGGGTCAGACTCACACACTTCAAGTCAACGACATCTTCCACAAGCAGCAGTGGCTCAACTGCCTGCGCAGTGCCATGTCCGTCGTCCAGAGCGACGCCTCCACTGACGCCTGCCCCGATCACTGCTCCTCCACCGTCGTCATGGAGGAGACGGATGAGAACCAGCCTCAAAGCCACGAGCCTCAAAGCCATGAGCCTCCCAGCCCCACACCTTCCACCACCTCTACGtcgtcatcctcctcctcctccccctcctcctcctcctcctccttgtccTCGTTGTCCTCATCATCTAGCTCGCCAAGGAAATCTAAAAAGGACAAGCGCATTCTTGGCTCTCTGGGCAAAAGGAAGGAAACCATGGTGTAG